In one Nicotiana tomentosiformis chromosome 6, ASM39032v3, whole genome shotgun sequence genomic region, the following are encoded:
- the LOC104091477 gene encoding large ribosomal subunit protein eL31-like, with protein sequence MVEKTKGRKEEVVTREFTINLHKRLHSCTFKKKAPTAIKEIRKFAQKAMGTKDVRVDVKLNKQIWSRGIRSVPRRVRVRIARKRNDDEDAKEELYSLVTVAEIPAEGLKGLGTKIIEDED encoded by the exons ATGGTGGAAAAAACAAAAGGAAGAAAAGAGGAAGTGGTTACCAGAGAGTTCACCATTAATCTCCACAAGCGCTTGCATAGCTG CACATTCAAGAAGAAGGCCCCAACAGCCATCAAGGAGATCCGGAAGTTTGCCCAGAAAGCTATGGGCACAAAGGATGTCAGAGTTGACGTGAAGCTGAACAAGCAGATCTGGAGCAGGGGCATCAGAAGTGTCCCAAGGCGTGTCAGAGTCCGTATTGCTCGCAAGAGGAATGATGACGAGGATGCAAAGGAGGAGCTCTACTCTCTGGTTACTGTTGCAGAGATCCCAGCAGAGGGATTGAAGGGTCTTGGCACCAAGATCATCGAGGATGAAGATTGA